The window GGGATCAAGACAGAGACTACTCAGCCGTAGCCAGCTCATTTTCGCCGCGAGGACGGCGGCGGGTAAGAGTGTTGAACAGCATTTGCCCGATCGCTTTCACCAAGTTGCCTTCCAGTTCCATGAACATTTTCATGTTCATACCGAAGGCGGCGTTGGCTTCATCCACGATTTGGTCGGCCATGTCATCCGTAATGGGCAAAGCATCCAGGGATTGGCGATAGCTGACCTTGAACTCTTTTTCGTCAGGAATATCAGCAAATTCGTAGAACGCCGTGCCTTCTCCATTGTTCAAGTTCATGCCGCGCTGGGCAATTCCCTTGAGGATCTGACCGCCGGATAGATCACCGAGATAACGAGTATAGGATTGAGCAATTAACAATTCTGGCTGGGTTGCAGACACTTCGCGGATGCGCTGCACATAGGCTTGGGCCGCAGGAGATGGAGCAACCTGCTCCCGCCAGTTGCTGCCATAGTAGTAGTGCAAATCTTGCTCTAGGCTGGCTTTCCGCTCAAGTTCGGGAAAGTAAATTTTGGAGAGAATAGGATGCTCTTTGTGCTTCTCCAGCTCTTCTTCAATGGCAGAGTAAACAAAGTACAGGTTGGCCACGAGTTTTCGATAGGAATTTTTCTCAACGACTCCCTTCAAAAAACATTTCACAAATCCCACGTTTTCTGCCATCGTGTGGGACTTCTTGGTTCCTTCTTTTAACTTGGTGGCTAGATTACTGCTCACTTTTAACTTGGTGGCTAGATTACTGCTCATGCTCAATATCCTAATGAACGTCTCAATGCTGGGCTTTTATACGTCAGTCACCAAAATGCAACCCCTATCAGTGCTTACTGGGGTCAGCTACTGCGTGCATTCAAAAAAAAGCTGCCTAGATTGTTACGATAGTCCGATTGTATGAGGACTATCATGAAAAAATTTTACGCAAGACCGGTGCCATCCTCACGGTTTTTCATGAGTTGTAACAAACCTAGGAGAGCGATCGCTCTCCTAGGCATGACATGCTCGACATCAGTACTAGGCTCGACCCTGATCTCGGCCCAGAGGTTATGCATTCGGCCAGGCTCAGGCGCGAGTCACTTCCAGCAGCCGCGAGAAGTAAAACCGGGTCTTGGTCATGGCATTGCGCTGCACCGTCCAGCCATTGCGCTCAAGGGCAGCCACTACATCAGTCTCACGGTGCAGGTAGGCACGGGTGGCTTTGCTGGGGCCAGGGAAAAAGTCGCCCACTTTTTTCAGCAAACTGTAGGCCGTCGTTTTGGGCGCAAAGCTAAGAATGAGACGAGATTCTGCCAGGCTGCTAAGATGGGCAATCATATCCGCCGACTTGTCATCGGGGTAGTGGATCAAGACATCTAGGCAAATAACTGTGTGGTATTTGCCCGATAGGCTTTCTAGATCTTGAGCCATGAAGCTGGGGTTATCGCGCTGATTGAGGGTAGCGATCGCCCGCACCTGAGCCTCTCCCACCATCTTGTCCGAGATGTCGCTGGCATAGACCCGCGCCCCCCGTTGGGCCAGGGGAATGCTAAGACTACCCACTCCACAACCCGCATCACAGATGGATAGACCGGGAAGATTTTGGTCAGCATCAAGCCAGGTGAGCACCGTATCAATGGTTTTTTGATGACCCGTGCGAATATCAAGCTGAACGGTATTGACCTGGCCGTTGCCATAAATGCGTCGCCAGCGATCAAATCCGGTTTCGTTAAAGTATTCCCGAACAATGGTTTTATCGTCGTTCTTCGGATTGGTAGCTAGGCTCATAGAAGTTTAGGATGCCGTACGTCTTGGGCAG is drawn from Candidatus Obscuribacterales bacterium and contains these coding sequences:
- the bchM gene encoding magnesium protoporphyrin IX methyltransferase, whose translation is MSLATNPKNDDKTIVREYFNETGFDRWRRIYGNGQVNTVQLDIRTGHQKTIDTVLTWLDADQNLPGLSICDAGCGVGSLSIPLAQRGARVYASDISDKMVGEAQVRAIATLNQRDNPSFMAQDLESLSGKYHTVICLDVLIHYPDDKSADMIAHLSSLAESRLILSFAPKTTAYSLLKKVGDFFPGPSKATRAYLHRETDVVAALERNGWTVQRNAMTKTRFYFSRLLEVTRA
- a CDS encoding heme oxygenase (biliverdin-producing); this encodes MSSNLATKLKVSSNLATKLKEGTKKSHTMAENVGFVKCFLKGVVEKNSYRKLVANLYFVYSAIEEELEKHKEHPILSKIYFPELERKASLEQDLHYYYGSNWREQVAPSPAAQAYVQRIREVSATQPELLIAQSYTRYLGDLSGGQILKGIAQRGMNLNNGEGTAFYEFADIPDEKEFKVSYRQSLDALPITDDMADQIVDEANAAFGMNMKMFMELEGNLVKAIGQMLFNTLTRRRPRGENELATAE